A window of the Vigna angularis cultivar LongXiaoDou No.4 chromosome 3, ASM1680809v1, whole genome shotgun sequence genome harbors these coding sequences:
- the LOC108325342 gene encoding calmodulin-2/4 isoform X1, with translation MADVLSEEQIGEIKEAFGLFDRDGDGEFTFSLFQFSFQKYNNANNFYIYVELTGCITVEELATVIRSLDQNPTEEELQDMINEVDADGNGTIEFVEFLNLMAKKMKESDAEEDLKEAFKVFDKDQNGYISASELRHVMINLGEKLSDEEVEQMIKEADLDGDGQVNYDEFVKMMMTVG, from the exons ATGGCAGATGTTCTGAGCGAAGAACAGATTGGTGAGATCAAAGAAGCCTTTGGCTTGTTTGACAGAGATGGAGACGGTGAGttcactttttctctttttcagttTTCATTTCAGAAATATAACAATGctaataacttttatatatatgttgaattgACAGGGTGCATCACTGTGGAAGAATTGGCCACTGTTATCCGATCACTGGATCAGAACCCCACGGAAGAAGAGCTCCAAGATATGATAAACGAGGTCGATGCAGATGGCAACGGAACCATAGAATTTGTTGAGTTTTTGAACTTAATGGCCAAGAAAATGAAA GAAAGTGATGCAGAGGAAGATCTCAAAGAGGCCTTCAAGGTGTTTGACAAAGATCAAAACGGTTACATTTCAGCAAGTGAG TTGAGACACGTTATGATAAATCTGGGTGAGAAATTAAGTGATGAGGAGGTGGAGCAGATGATCAAAGAAGCGGATTTGGACGGTGATGGTCAAGTTAACTATGATGAATttgtgaagatgatgatgaccGTTGGATGA
- the LOC108325342 gene encoding calmodulin-like protein 8 isoform X2 has product MADVLSEEQIGEIKEAFGLFDRDGDGCITVEELATVIRSLDQNPTEEELQDMINEVDADGNGTIEFVEFLNLMAKKMKESDAEEDLKEAFKVFDKDQNGYISASELRHVMINLGEKLSDEEVEQMIKEADLDGDGQVNYDEFVKMMMTVG; this is encoded by the exons ATGGCAGATGTTCTGAGCGAAGAACAGATTGGTGAGATCAAAGAAGCCTTTGGCTTGTTTGACAGAGATGGAGACG GGTGCATCACTGTGGAAGAATTGGCCACTGTTATCCGATCACTGGATCAGAACCCCACGGAAGAAGAGCTCCAAGATATGATAAACGAGGTCGATGCAGATGGCAACGGAACCATAGAATTTGTTGAGTTTTTGAACTTAATGGCCAAGAAAATGAAA GAAAGTGATGCAGAGGAAGATCTCAAAGAGGCCTTCAAGGTGTTTGACAAAGATCAAAACGGTTACATTTCAGCAAGTGAG TTGAGACACGTTATGATAAATCTGGGTGAGAAATTAAGTGATGAGGAGGTGGAGCAGATGATCAAAGAAGCGGATTTGGACGGTGATGGTCAAGTTAACTATGATGAATttgtgaagatgatgatgaccGTTGGATGA
- the LOC108326079 gene encoding 2-methyl-6-phytyl-1,4-hydroquinone methyltransferase, chloroplastic, with the protein MASLMLNGAQNPKLITGLASTAVNLNDKCFFKKAVPSHDKFRVRKNMTLRCSISASRPASQPRFIQHKKEAFWFYRFLSIVYDHIINPGHWTEDMRDEALEPADLYSSNLRVVDVGGGTGFTTLGIVKHVDAKNVTILDQSPHQLAKAKQKEPLKECKIIEGDAEDLPFPTDYADRYVSAGSIEYWPDPQRGIKEAYRVLRIGGKACVIGPVHPTFWLSRFFADVWMLFPKEEEYIEWFKKAGFKDVELKRIGPKWYRGVRRHGLIMGCSVTGVKPLSGDSPLKLGPKVEDVKKAVNPLVFLYRFILGVIASTYYVLVPIYMWIKDKIVPKGIPI; encoded by the exons ATGGCCTCCTTAATGCTCAATGGAGCCCAAAATCCAAAGCTCATCACTGGCTTAGCCTCAACTGCTGTTAACTTGAACGACAAGTGCTTCTTCAAGAAGGCCGTGCCGTCTCATGACAAGTTCAGGGTCAGAAAAAACATGACCCTCAGATGCAGCATCTCAGCCTCTAGGCCTGCTTCTCAGCCTAGGTTCATCCAGCACAAGAAGGAGGCATTTTGGTTCTACAGGTTTCTGTCTATTGTGTATGATCATATAATAAATCCTGGCCACTGGACCGAAGACATGAGAGACGAGGCGCTGGAGCCTGCCGATCTCTACAGCAGTAACCTGAGGGTGGTGGATGTTGGAGGTGGAACTGGCTTCACAACTCTTGGAATAGTGAAGCATGTGGATGCCAAAAACGTTACAATTCTTGATCAGTCACCCCACCAGCTTGCCAAGGCTAAGCAGAAGGAGCCCCTCAAAGAATGCAAGATAATTGAGGGTGATGCAGAAGATCTTCCATTTCCAACTGATTATGCTGATAGATATGTTTCTGCTGGAAG TATTGAATACTGGCCAGACCCGCAGCGAGGCATTAAAGAAGCCTACAGAGTGCTAAGGATAGGGGGAAAAGCTTGTGTTATTGGTCCAGTCCACCCAACATTTTGGTTGTCTCGGTTCTTTGCAGATGTGTGGATGCTCTTCCCCAAGGAGGAAGAGTACATTGAATGGTTTAAAAAGGCTGGATTCAAAGATGTTGAGCTCAAAAGGATTGGTCCAAAATGGTATCGTGGGGTGCGTAGGCACGGTCTCATCATGGGTTGCTCAGTCACAGGAGTCAAGCCTTTGTCTGGAGACTCTCCCCTCAAG CTTGGTCCCAAGGTAGAGGATGTGAAGAAGGCTGTAAATCCACTAGTGTTTCTTtaccggttcatccttggtgtaatTGCATCCACTTACTACGTACTAGTACCAATCTACATGTGGATCAAAGACAAAATTGTTCCAAAGGGCATCCCCATTTGA
- the LOC108324369 gene encoding uncharacterized protein LOC108324369, with protein MHFGTCAAGAPHRWVHLHRQHGNREWTRVRAMARGATGEKEDGDTSYLEMWKKAVQRERKSANFKTIAERVASTRHGGTVHDDLEKKTSEFNKLLQIPSDERDRVQRMQVIDRAAAAIAAAKALIQDRASAGSDDNEGDDGDDGHDEQQRELGSGIGVRSGVIPVQESAAQGHGVPGPDFWSWTPPVESDVPSDQDSGLQLNTKASVRPTLPSAVVEKERTPQFLTIPFESLLSQSEQSDTLPPFQSFLEVEKADSASEPQSISSSLTLEEEQLLGESCSGYAEEAANALSEASKWSPIGVNPDGTRWWKDTGIERRPDGVICRWTMTRGVSADKEIEWQEKYWEASDDFGYKELGSEKSGRDAYGNVWREFWRESMSLEDGLMNFEKTADKWGSNGKGNEWQEKWGERYNAAGQSEKWADKWCSIDPNTPLQPGHAHVWHERWGGKYDGYGGSIKYTDKWAERSVEGGWEKWGDKWDENFDPNANGVKQGESWWEGKHGERWNRTWGEQHNGSGWIHKYGKSSSGEHWDTHVNEETWYEKFPHYGFFNCYENSVQLRQVPKPSEILEVPKPSEILEVPKPTEILEVPKPSESEIQQVQEP; from the exons ATGCATTTCGGAACTTGTGCCGCTGGTGCACCACATCGTTGGGTGCACCTTCACCGGCAACACGGAAACAGAGAATGGACGCGAGTGAGAGCGATGGCGCGTGGAGCAACAGGAGAAAAAGAAGACGGAGACACCTCCTACTTGGAGATGTGGAAGAAGGCGGTTCAGAGAGAGCGGAAGAGCGCGAACTTCAAGACAATCGCCGAGCGCGTGGCCTCGACGCGTCACGGAGGCACTGTGCATGACGATTTGGAGAAGAAGACCAGCGAGTTCAACAAGCTTCTCCAAATCCCTTCCGATGAGCGCGACCGCGTTCAGCGGATGCAGGTCATCGACCGCGCCGCCGCTGCCATCGCAGCCGCCAAGGCACTCATTCAGGATCGCGCTTCCGCTGGTTCTGACGACAACGAAGGCGACGACGGCGACGACGGCCACGACGAACAACAGCGCG AATTGGGTTCGGGAATCGGAGTGCGGAGTGGGGTTATTCCTGTGCAAGAGTCAGCAGCTCAGGGACATGGTGTGCCTGGCCCTGATTTTTGGTCCTGGACTCCTCCCGTGGAGAGCGACGTTCCCTCAGATCAGGACAGTGGGTTGCAGCTAAATACCAAGGCTTCTGTTCGTCCAACTTTACCCAGTGCAGTTGTGGAGAAGGAGCGGACACCGCAGTTTCTCACTATTCCATTTGAGAGTTTACTTTCTCAAAGCGAACAGAGTGACACTCTTCCACCATTTCAGTCATTTTTAGAGGTTGAGAAAGCGGATTCTGCATCTGAACCACAGTCAATTTCCTCGTCTCTTACCCTGGAAGAGGAACAGTTACTTGGTGAATCTTGTTCTGGCTATGCCGAAGAAGCAGCAAATGCCCTTAGTGAGGCCAGTAAATGGTCACCCATTGGAGTGAATCCGGATGGAACAAGATGGTGGAAAGACACTGGAATTGAGCGAAGACCTGATGGCGTGATCTGCAGATGGACAATGACCAGAGGTGTTAGTGCCGACAAAGAGATTGAGTGGCAAGAGAAGTACTGGGAGGCTTCTGATGATTTTGGCTATAAGGAACTTGGTTCTGAGAAATCTGGCCGTGACGCATATGGAAATGTTTGGCGCGAATTTTGGAGAGAATCCATGAGTCTG GAAGATGGGCTTATGAATTTTGAGAAAACTGCAGACAAGTGGGGAAGTAATGGTAAAGGTAATGAGTGGCAGGAAAAATGGGGGGAACGCTACAATGCCGCTGGTCAATCAGAAAAATGGGCAGACAAGTGGTGCAGTATTGACCCAAACACACCACTTCAACCAGGGCACGCCCATGTTTGGCATGAAAG GTGGGGTGGCAAATATGACGGGTATGGTGGGAGCATAAAATACACTGACAAATGGGCTGAAAGATCAGTGGAAGGTGGATGGGAGAAATGGGGTGACAAATGGGACGAAAACTTTGATCCAAATGCTAACGGCGTGAAGCAGGGGGAGAGCTGGTGGGAAGGTAAGCATGGAGAACGGTGGAACCGAACCTGGGGTGAGCAACACAATGGCTCTGGTTGGATTCACAAGTACGGCAAGAGCAGTTCTGGGGAGCACTGGGACACACACGTTAATGAAGAAACCTGGTACGAGAAATTCCCTCATTATGGCTTCTTTAACTGCTATGAAAACTCCGTCCAGCTCAGGCAAGTTCCCAAACCATCTGAAATTCTGGAAGTTCCCAAACCATCTGAAATTCTGGAAGTTCCCAAACCAACTGAAATTCTGGAAGTTCCCAAACCATCTGAATCAGAGATACAGCAAGTTCAGGAGCCATAA
- the LOC108324368 gene encoding protein TRACHEARY ELEMENT DIFFERENTIATION-RELATED 7A, which produces MAPFATWRVKDMQKKSHGVRWSVSNTYICFSMHAKLRTFSTISCNQQHTAFKNNHDQNKNTRMSSSMSTLISSSLSQTLKIRTLVIPLSPHTLLTSKTPPSSISLTNMFNPQPNEIPQPQRVPPEIPSLPKVQPSPVPSEQPVIPTRDPETDPHVPPEIITDPAPGHPNPKPDAPKPPLTPPGIEIPLPKPPEKMPKQPPEVDPPRPPEIPPPPSAPPDITPPTGPRIFG; this is translated from the coding sequence ATGGCTCCATTTGCCACGTGGCGAGTTAAAGACATGCAAAAGAAATCCCATGGTGTGCGTTGGAGTGTTTCAAACACTTACATCTGTTTCTCCATGCATGCAAAGTTAAGAACATTTTCCACTATTTCATGTAATCAACAACATACAGCATTCAAGAACAACCACgaccaaaacaaaaacacaagaaTGTCTTCGTCAATGTCTACATTAATCTCATCCTCTCTCTCACAAACCCTCAAAATAAGAACCCTAGTTATTCCTCTCTCTCCCCACACCCTTCTCACTTCCAAAACTCCACCATCCTCAATTTCCCTCACAAACATGTTCAACCCACAACCCAATGAAATACCCCAACCGCAACGGGTCCCACCCGAGATCCCTTCCCTGCCAAAGGTTCAACCTTCTCCTGTTCCCAGTGAGCAACCCGTCATTCCTACCCGTGACCCGGAAACCGACCCGCATGTACCACCCGAAATAATCACTGATCCGGCTCCTGGCCACCCGAATCCCAAACCGGATGCCCCAAAACCGCCGCTGACCCCACCCGGGATTGAGATTCCACTGCCAAAGCCGCCTGAAAAGATGCCAAAGCAACCACCGGAAGTGGACCCACCGCGGCCGCCGGAGATTCCGCCGCCACCAAGTGCTCCGCCGGATATAACGCCACCCACTGGACCAAGAATCTTTGGGTAG